GTGGGCGGTTTCGCCCTGACACTGGCCGCACCTGAACGGCGCGTGCTGGGGGTGGAGGTGTCGGCGGCGGCAATCGACGGGGCCCGCGCCGCAGCCCGACTGATGAAGCTGCCGGAGGAGTTGGTTCGCTTCGAGGCGGCTGACGCCTCCGTGCTGGATCCGGGTGCGGGCGCGCCGCCGGACCTGCTCGTGGTCAACCCGCCGCGGCGCGGCATCGGCGCCGAACTGGCCGCGCGCATTGAGGCCTCGGGCGTGGAGCGGGTGCTGTACTCCTCCTGCAACCCGGTGAGCCTGGCGAGGGACCTGGCGGGAATGCCGTCACTGCAAGTGCACCGAGCACAGCTGTTCGACATGTTCCCCCACACCGACCACGCCGAGGTCCTCCTCGACCTCCACCGAGATCGGTCGATATAACTACCGAGATCGGTCGAAGCGGCAGTCCTCCTTGAGAAGGATGGGGCAAGTAATGCCGGTCGGCTAACCTCGCGGCATGGTCAGCAGCGGCGCTTCATCCACTTCGGCAGCATCCAGCCCCTTGTCGGCTACACCCTCAGCACCGCCCGCTCGTACCGCCCCCGCCGGACCGGCCCGGACTGTGACCGGGCACGGCCTGTCCCGCCGCCGGGCGCTGGCACTACCACCAGCCATTGCCGCACTCGTGGCACTCGGAGGCTGCGGCGGATTCGGTGACTCCACCCAGGCCAAGGCCTACGACACCGACGCCGTTCACCGCGAGGTCCCGCTTCAGGACGCCCCCGCGGCGCCGGAGGCCGCGACCGCCTGCGCCTCACTGAGTGAGTCGCTGCTGCGCTCCCACCTGGATGCTGACCCCGCAGCCAACACTCTGGCGTGCCCCGTGGGGATGGCCCTGGCCGTCGCCCTGCTGTACGCCGGCTCCCACGCGCCCGCCGACGGCGTGGATGAGCTGCTCGGAGTGACCGCCGACGGCTCCACTGACGCCACTGCGGATACCGTCCGTGACCTAACCTGGTCAGCGCTGCAAAACGCCCTGCTGGTCTACGAGCCCACCGAGACGCAACTGGAGAACTTCGACCCCAAGGCGATCCCGGACTTCCCACTGCTCCACATCGCCAACCGGGTGCTATTGATCGATGACCCGCAGGTCGAGCAGAGCTACCTGGACGCCGCCCGCCAGTGGTACGCGGCCACCACCGAGCACGCCACCAGGGGCAACGCCAAGGCGACTCTTGACGCCTGGGCCGAGCGTCATACCGGCGGACTGATCGAATCCTCGGGCATTGAGATCACCGATGACACACGGCTCGTCCTACAAAACGCCCTGCTGATCGCGGCGCAGTGGGTCGGCCCCTTCGACCCCTACAACACCCAAGACAATGACTTCACCCTCATAGACGGCTCAACCGTGACCGCCCAGCTCATGCATGAAGACCTCTCCCTGCCCTATGCGCAGGCAGACCAGTGGCAGGCCGTCCGCCTGCCCTACCTGGATGAGAACGCCCGTTTAGGAATGGACGTAATCCTGCCGAACTCTGGCACCGCCCCGACGGATCTGCCCGAGGGCACCTGGGCCGAGGCCTCGGCGGCGCTGGACGCCGTCGAGCAGGACCCGGACCTGCGGCGTGAGGTGCAGCTGGCCCTGCCCACCCTCGACCTGAAGCCGGGATCCGTGGACCTACTCGCCTTCCTTGACGCCCAAGGCATTGCACTGGACTCCCTGGAGCACATCGGTAAGGGCCTGCGCGTGGACCAGGCCGTCCAACAAGTCCGACTAATGGTCACGGAGGAGGGCACCGTGGCCGGCGCGCTCACCGAAATCGGTGTGGCCGACTCCGCTGGGATACCCGAGCAGGATGAACCGATCAGTTTCATCGTCGACCGTCCGTATGTGTTGCGCATCGTCGACCAGTTGACCGGCCTGGTACTGATCGAGGGCGTGGTTATGGATCCCACCGCCGAGTAACTGCACGCCCCCGGCCACGGGGCTGGGGAGCGGGCGGCGGCGTCCAGCAGGGCGGCCTGGTCTGCACGCCCCCGGCCACGGGGCTGGGGAGCCGACAGTCGCGCCTAAACCGCGGCCGCCTCATCGGGCCGCATCCCCATCGCCGCGGGATCTACCGCTACGCTCTTCCTGGAAGTCCTCCCCGCCCCCGCAGGAGAAACAGTGAGCGTCGACGTCGTCACCCAGTCCACCCCCGAACTTGTCGAGGCGATGGAGCGCCTCATCCCCCAGCTGTCCCGCAGCGCCCCCGCCCTGACCACAGAGCAGTGCGAGGCGCTGGTCGACCAGCCGGGCGTATACCTGTTCGTCTTCCGGCCCGACGCTCCGCTCGCCGACGGCTCCACCCCCATCCTGGGGATGCTGACCCTAGCCACTTTCACCATCCCCACCGGGCTGCGCGCCTGGGTGGAGGACGTCGTCGTCGACGGCGACGCCCGCGGACACGGCGCCGGCCAGGCCCTGGTGGAAACCGCGGTCGAATACGCCCGCTCGCTGGGAGCCCGCACGGTCGACCTCACCTCGCGGCCCAGTCGCGAAGCCGCCAACCGTCTTTACCAACGCGCCGGTTTCGCCCTGCGCGAGACCAACGTGTACCGCTTCTCCGGGGAGTGACCCCGCGTTAAGTCCGGGACGCCGCGGCCCTCGCTCAGGGCTCTGCCCACAGCAGCAGGTGCGGCGTGACGGCCTTCAGGTCGGGGACGACGACGAGCCCGGGGTCGGCCGGGAAATGTTTGCGCCCGCCGATCTGAATGACCCGCAGGTCATTGGAACGGGCAGAGGCCGCACCGGTGGCGGAGTCCTCAACCACGACACACTGATCCGCAGTCAGCCCCAACAGGCGCATGCCGGCGGCGTAGGGCGCCTGGTCGGGCTTACCGGGCA
This genomic stretch from Actinomyces qiguomingii harbors:
- a CDS encoding GNAT family N-acetyltransferase translates to MSVDVVTQSTPELVEAMERLIPQLSRSAPALTTEQCEALVDQPGVYLFVFRPDAPLADGSTPILGMLTLATFTIPTGLRAWVEDVVVDGDARGHGAGQALVETAVEYARSLGARTVDLTSRPSREAANRLYQRAGFALRETNVYRFSGE
- a CDS encoding serpin family protein; translation: MVSSGASSTSAASSPLSATPSAPPARTAPAGPARTVTGHGLSRRRALALPPAIAALVALGGCGGFGDSTQAKAYDTDAVHREVPLQDAPAAPEAATACASLSESLLRSHLDADPAANTLACPVGMALAVALLYAGSHAPADGVDELLGVTADGSTDATADTVRDLTWSALQNALLVYEPTETQLENFDPKAIPDFPLLHIANRVLLIDDPQVEQSYLDAARQWYAATTEHATRGNAKATLDAWAERHTGGLIESSGIEITDDTRLVLQNALLIAAQWVGPFDPYNTQDNDFTLIDGSTVTAQLMHEDLSLPYAQADQWQAVRLPYLDENARLGMDVILPNSGTAPTDLPEGTWAEASAALDAVEQDPDLRREVQLALPTLDLKPGSVDLLAFLDAQGIALDSLEHIGKGLRVDQAVQQVRLMVTEEGTVAGALTEIGVADSAGIPEQDEPISFIVDRPYVLRIVDQLTGLVLIEGVVMDPTAE